The genomic DNA GAGCTGACGGCAGCTTGGCATCGACGCTCTCCGTCATCCATACATGTCAGCATTCGATAAATATGTCAACGTGGCGAGCTGCGAGGTGGTCGAATTGCTGACATGGCAATGGTGGCTCATGGCCggcgaaaaaaaatagaagagaaaaatgCATGGAGTAGGTTTCCCCCACCTTGCAAGATGCTCTTTGCTTTCATATACTCTCCAATTGATTGGTGCCCTAGATAAACAAACTAATCACCTCTACAAATGGCACTATCTTTTTTGGAAGACCTTTAATCCCTCTAATCAGAGGGGAAAGACTAGAAAGGGGATAAAGAGCTCAACATATCCAAACAAGTGGATAAGAAGTCATTGGACTTGACctgcctctgtttttttttttttttttcttttcttgacctcaCTTCTTGAAGCCGAATATGGCATGAGGGAGTAAGTGTATTGAAAAGGACAAGCAAAGAGTGGATTGAGCTGTGCTAGATGTTTTACAAATGTTTTGAACAAGCAAATATTTATGGGTGGCAAAAATCGGTTGGCGCTGGATCTGCTGGATAGAGGTAGCGGTACAGACAGCTATGGATGGATAGAATTACGTCAGCTTCGTCGGGTCACAAATCATCATAAAGCACTCattaaagattaaaaaaaaaagttcatttCGTTGATTGTATcctattcaagtgttgaatagtGTATCCTCAGTATCTTAAACCATAATCGGAAACTCCTTAAGGTATTTACACAACTAAAGGAACTCCTTAAATACGATTACCATCTAtcttcaaaataaaaatcaagaataatattatgatttcttgagcacaaaaatatatatttcaatagaTGTAATTAAGATGATAccatattttttccttttttttgttgagatgtatcattgatttttgttttgttttgtttatttGCTCTAAAGCATGTTGCTTCTGTGAATGTTAACCAATTAAAACAATGCACTCTACATAAATAttatgtattttaattttaactttgaaaaaaaaaacgtaaAAGTTACGGTATGTGTTTTCTCTTCACTCCAATATACGACATCTAAACTATGTTATTGTTGGACTTAtctaatcaaaagaaaaaaaagataatattctTTGGAACATAACCTCGCAATCTCTCAATAACCATCAGAGAGAGATAATGAAATAGATTATAtcaaaatatatgttttttttaatttatttttcttttttttgtaggcATCAAGAACATTAACTTACATAAATTGTATTGGATGGTGGCAAGATACACATAcatgtggattaattagttgcttgaGCTTTCAATGGAAGTTATCGAGCTAATAAATTGGCATGATTTTCTAGTGTCATGGTATTTTTAAGATCTTAGATGAAAAAAGGGCAAGTGATTCTAAGCAACTTCCAAATAAAATTTGGAGATTAACAACATATTAGTCGACGAAGAGATGACACaagctgcattttttttttttggttgaccatcatatttattttagaaaactgGCACCTCGCCATCTGTTGTACAATCGTACCAGCTAATTCCTCTTGGAAGCTGGGTAAGATCTaacataattaataatataaatgATCTCATATGCTTTACAATTCAAGCTTCAAGTACTTACTTCTTTTTGATGGAATGAACTTATGATGAAATACCATTAATTAGTATGCCCaagaaaccaaaaataaaaccaagGATGATTTTGTAAGTCAATGCATTTGTGATACTAGATATGATTTAATATGTATGACTGCAGTTTTGTGAATGTTTAATTTGACTCCATTTCTAAtgttcttttttcccctttttatcTGAGGATCGCCTCCTAATTACCAAACAAAATTCAGAAAAAGAGGAACTTTTGAATTTTTGCCTTGATTTCTGCATTAATGCTATTATGAGATTTAAAATACTATGTCACTCATGAAACATCATTGAAAAATTATAAGCCAGTGATAAACAACATTAATTAAAAAGCAAACTAATTAACTGGTTTGATTAAATTGAACATAATAAtgcctcaaaaaaaaatagaattaaattataaaaTGGTTCCTTGAATCCAAACAAATGATCAACATATATTGTCAAAGTGCAAGTCATGCTCACGTAACACTCCATAAAAATTGATCATAAACAATGAAACAATACATTGAACAACAAAATAATCGATTTTAATAATCAACATATATCATGAGATCCATTAGAAATGTGGAGGTACGTTTTCAAGCGTCAAATCAATACCCCTATCTAACAAATAACAAAGAACTTATAATGCATCGTGTGAACCTGAAgttgaacaaaaagaaaaaaaacttatacATCCGTACATAAAACATGCCAAATAGTGGTGCAAATAGGTCGCATCGAGTCGGATCCTGGATGACCCCAATCCGATCCGATTTTTTAtttgggtcctaattttggatccagatcCGACCTGGTTGAAgaccgggtcggatcggatccgagttggATCGATTCGGATTCAAATCGGattcaatttttttacttttaggaaagaatttgggcaaatctaatttggtcatatcatgaggtgctgggtgacccatgactttgaAAGACTTGcgattgacctccagtcagaacagatgaaccATGACTACCAACTAAGTCGGtctgcaagccaaatttcatatcacactatattTTGTccgtatgactgattggacggaacttggtgtctccctgctcccctctcacgaggacaaaaaaaatcccggaccttcttccaaaatccaattccatcgcagaaaactggcacatgacccatattcagttcagtgttccctcacttcctccctgcaaaagttaaaaaaaacagaagccaaaaaacagaagaaaaaaaaaaacaagctaccgagacaccaaaggtatcaacagtgtaatagatcgagagagaatcctgatgGACGAATAGTGCTATgacccacacaaaaaaaaaaactctcttttgcttccccccccccccccctcccctttcTCTTCGGATCCATTCGAGTCGGATCGGATCCGTTCGATAAACCTAGAACTGACCCAAAAAATGattcggatccaattttagGATCGACCCGGACccacgggtcctaaaattcgggtcgggtcgggtctcgggtcgactcgacccatttgcagccttaatgcCAAATAAAGATTTAGCATATCtacatttttcaaaaaaaatctagataaaattaagatacaagTTAGCATAAATCACAATCATAAGTAATATAACTAGGGTCAAACTTGGATATGCAAgccaattttttgaaaaatcatgCACACCAAGTGGTCATGCACGTCAGCAATCACAACTTTTCGTTTCTATGGGCTCGATTCTTCAAGCACCCATCTTGATGCAATCACAATCTCTTGTTTTTATGGGCTCCGTTCTTCAATCACAAACAATATAACTTAGGACAAACCTGGATATGCAAGCCAATTTCATGAGAAATTATACCTTACACTGTATGCACCAAGTGGTCGTGCATGCCAGCAATCATAATTAACCTCTTGTTTCTATGGGCTCCGTTCTTCAAGTACTCATCTCGATGCATCACTATATAAACAGACAGCTCTGATTATGGTAGGTGGTGCATGCCCCCTAGAATATAATTTCTTCAGTTTGTTAGGTTGGCTGCGTATTGGttgcagcttttttttttcggtaACCGGATTCGGATTTCGGGTCAGATTCCaaaacccgaaatccgaaatccgaaacccgaaTCCAAAACTTGATCTTCCTCCCGATagaaaggaggagaaggggCCAAAACCGGCGACCCTTCTCGCCCAAACGGTGGCGGTGGCCACCGAAATCTTTTGGACAACAGCCAGCCTCCTTGTCCCCTCCCTGCCGACCACCGCTTTTCCGGCGATCAAGGGGAGAACCGCCGATAAACGATGGTCCTTTTTCATGGCCGTCAGGAAGAAGCCCTCTCCCTTTTTTTCGGCATGGTGGTGCGGCCAGTTGGAGACTCACGGCCGCGCTTGGCCAGTGGCCACATTTCGGCCACCAGGAGAAGAGGCCACGGTGCCTCACCGCTGCAAGCTGGCGGCGGCCGTTGCCCTCTCTCCCCTTTTCCCCTCCGCCCGCGTCGGCCATGGCAGCCATGGTGGGTCGCAACGGCAAGCCGGACGTCAGTGCCAGCTCGCCAGGGCGACAGGCCGCAGCAGCGGCCATGGCTGCCTCCTCTGTTTTTCAAACATGAGCAACAGGGTTCCGAAAGAAGCATAGTCCCCCTAGACTTGCTCTGATTATGGTAGGCCAGGAATCCCAGCTCTGATAAGTAAGTCCTGCAACCCCTAAATCAAAACCCAGGAATCCCAACTGTAAACGATGAGAGACCTCGTAACTAGGCCACCTGTCCAACTGGTCGCATGGAAGTCGGCGGATGTCGTCCTTCCTTTCCAACTGGTTGCATGGAAGTCGGAGGATGTCGCCGCTTTTGCACTGCTTCAATGTAATCCGTCTGCCTCGTCAGCGGATCCGCACGGCGCCGCCGCTCTCCACGTGGCACCGTCCAATGGGAATCAACTAGGAGCTTCGACGAGCCTAACTAACTACCCCCCTTCCCGCTTCCTTCGTTTCGTTCCCTTGAAAGGACTCTGTTTCCATAAAACGGCCTCCCCAGATTTTTTGAAACAGAGCTCCTTTTCCTCCCCTTCGGctcttctctccttcctttGTTTCCTTTTCGTTTACAATCCTTTGGAGAGCGAGTTGATTAACCTAAAGaaggttgtttttttttctccccgtTTCCTGTCGTTTCAATTCTAAACTTATCTCATCTCATCAgatattcttttcatgtttgtttTTGTTAGACCCTGGATTGGGTTGTAGATAACTTAGATGCGAAGATTGGATTGTTGTCATCGGGAGTAGCTTCAGTATTTGCTTAGGTTATTCTTGTATctgcttttatttattttataatctAATTTCATCTCATTAAATTGTTCTTGTGGTTGAAACTCTTGGGTGGATAGCTTGGAATCTGtagttttttttgtttaaaacatCTCATATGCATGGGATGTACCTTAATCGGATTGAAAACTGTGATGGATTTTACCATTGGTACTGTTGGCAATAgtgcttaaaaaaataatttttttatataaaggtttttcttttctctgcGTTTTTTTTAATCTCATTACATTAGATTGAATACTTTAGGATTTGTTGGTTTATGTAGGTTGGAATGTGGATATAGTCTGATGTTATTCGTTTTTGCTCCCAAATATATTATTCATTAATTTTGTAGGAGATGATGGATGAAGCTGTTGGGTTAGAAGGAAGTGTTGAATGGGCTGAGCAAGAGGGGACCTTTAATAGTTGGCTCGATAAGGTGCTTGCTTCTGATGGGATTGAGAGTCCTCGCATGGTTGAGGAAGAGAATAGACCTCGAGATAGGCCCAAAGAGCCAGACTCAAATTCCAAGAGGCAGAAGGTCAGTTCTTTTTTCTAAACTTGTATAAGAAATGTTCTTTTTTATCCGGCCATCAAGAACTTACCAAAGATAACAATAATAGGTATAAGTCAAAAAATAACTTGCATTAAAAAGGCAATGTACTGGTGAGAACTTTCTCAGATGTGCTAATGAGGAGATATATTCTAGCTACTCTGGATATTCTATCCTTATTTTGAAAATAACCAATGTTTTCATCATAATATACTTGTTTTAACTGCAAAATGtatatttaatgaaatataactcATTATAGCCAAGGTTAAGATCCATTACCATCATTGAATTGTGAATCATGTGAAAATAATTAATACCTCCATCTTTTGGTATTTCCATGGCTCTAGCAAGTACCTAGTTGTCCTTGTATCAATGAGGTTTTTATGCGCTAACggtaaataatttaaattagaTTCATTTAGGGAATGTGTGTTGTCCCTAAGTTGTGTTTAGATCTctatatgaaatttttttaagtgtTATATTGCCTACATTAGCAAGACAGAGATTAGGAAGTAAATTTGGTTAGGCTAAAGCAAGTCAATTTAGTTATGTTGATTTAGAGTGGAACAGATCAATATTGATAGTAATCATGGGCCTGAAACTGTTGATCATTTGTTCTCTCAATACTCCTTTTCAACGTTTTAGAAGACAGTTTGCTCTTTGTTAGGTGTGCTCCTCCCTCAATACTCTTTTGAATTTCTTTGTCTTGACTGGAGGCATAGAAATTTCTCTAAGCCTACTTAGTCTATCATTCTTATGTTGACTGCGGCCATAGCTTGGTCATGTTGACTGCGGCCATAGCTTGGTCATGTGGTAGCTATAGCTTCAAGATGTCTCCATCTATTTAATGATTGGTCATCCCTATGTAATTACAAAAGTAAAAGAGCTTCCACCTGCACTTTCAGAAGACTAAATTTTCATTGAAGTGGATTTCTGGCTTCCATTACCCAAAGATGTCTCATGTTTTTATTTACCTTCAGAGTTGGCTTTATTATGGACTGGTTTCAGCATCCTGGTTGTTCTTCGTCGACAGACTTCAACAACTTTTATTGGCAGATTCACCTCATTGCTGCATCTCTTGTTTTATTATCTCTTCTCTCTAATGATTAATCTGTTAGAAGTGGAACCTGTTCAGTTCTTTTTTTTCACTCTGTTATCAAAGCTGAcccttttattatctttttaaataaaattttgggtGGCTAATCCTCCCTTCatctcaaaaagaaagaaaaaaaagagaacaaagGTATAATCTAGTAGTGTGTTTGCACATATTTAGGTAGTTTGGTTTGAAGTTTATCGTGAGGTTACATTAACAGGTTCTAGTTTGAGATCGAAGGAGGTTATAGTGATGTTTTAATAGATAATTACTTGAATTACAAGAGTTGCAAGTGGCATTTGAACTAGATTAACCCTGAAGCAATTGACTACATGAAATCGAGTTCGCTTTCCTTCTAATGTCCCTATGGTTATTTTTTGTTAGAAACTAATATTTTTTACAAAGCTAATTTTTTATGGAGTTCTAAATGTATCTTATCTTTTCTATTTGGCGATATTTTCTTActggtttatttatttttaatctatGCAGATAGGTCCATGCACTGACAAGACAGAGGAACCCGGTCCTCTAGGTTTGATTTTACGCATAACTCCATCTTTCTTGGATCTCATTGATAGGAAGCTATCTCAAAAGAAGACCACTCCTCTTAATGGACCAACTTCGGGTACTAATATAGAAAAACAACAGACCAGAAATGATGAATTTAACATCCAACCCACATTAATGAAATGGAAGGCTTCAAATTTTCCTGCAACAAAACTCAAGATCGGCTGTTGGGAGGTAATCTTACGTCTTGACTTGATAGAACAATTTAGAAAAAGCAAATGCTCAAAACCAAATGCTCTAATTAGTTTTTCTTCTTAGCatctaacaatttttttttaaactatgtTTCATAATTTTAGAGGAAGTCAAGAAATGAAGGTGATATTGTAGCTAAGTTTTACTATGCTAGGCGAAAACTTGTTTGGGAGATACAAGAAGAAAGATTGAAAAAAAGATTGAGATCCAATGGACCGATATCTCAGCAACCAGAGCACGATTCATACAGGATCAACCAGACATTCTGGAAGTTGAGGTTAGATGTTTTCCTTAGACGTATATTCTCATTTTATTGATTACTTTtgctactttttctttttccatagaCTACTTTTATTGTCTTAGACATGTTTTGAACTAATTCTTGGCTTTGGATGGTTTTTTGAAGTTTCTTAATGATTTCATTCTTTTAATAACAAAATTTGGAATATTTGTTTGGGTTTGATAACTAAGATATTTGGTACCTAGTGCAGTTAAGGCAGCAGCCCATGTTCTTTAAAGAGGTAAATCCACAGCCAAGAAAGCATACTAATTGGGAAGCTTGTTCTGATTTTACCAGTGGGAATGCAACCACATGCAGGTACATAAAATTACATTTACATCACTTTCTTGGAGCTCTGTCATTTTGCTAAGCCTTTCAATGGATTTTACACCTTCAAATATTTCCATATTTGTTGAAatatacttctttttttttttagagagagagagaggaatgtatttttttattgatgaaG from Phoenix dactylifera cultivar Barhee BC4 unplaced genomic scaffold, palm_55x_up_171113_PBpolish2nd_filt_p 001566F, whole genome shotgun sequence includes the following:
- the LOC120108810 gene encoding uncharacterized protein LOC120108810 isoform X1, whose protein sequence is MRDLVTRPPVQLVAWKSADVVLPFQLVAWKSEDVAAFALLQCNPSASSADPHGAAALHVAPSNGNQLGASTSLTNYPPSRFLRFVPLKGLCFHKTASPDFLKQSSFSSPSALLSFLCFLFVYNPLESELINLKKEMMDEAVGLEGSVEWAEQEGTFNSWLDKVLASDGIESPRMVEEENRPRDRPKEPDSNSKRQKIGPCTDKTEEPGPLGLILRITPSFLDLIDRKLSQKKTTPLNGPTSGTNIEKQQTRNDEFNIQPTLMKWKASNFPATKLKIGCWEAKTCLGDTRRKIEKKIEIQWTDISATRARFIQDQPDILEVELRQQPMFFKEVNPQPRKHTNWEACSDFTSGNATTCRRHYLEFAEGTLEKHYERLLHSDHRLLTLSQKVFASHDSQFFENR
- the LOC120108810 gene encoding uncharacterized protein LOC120108810 isoform X2; this translates as MRDLVTRPPVQLVAWKSADVVLPFQLVAWKSEDVAAFALLQCNPSASSADPHGAAALHVAPSNGNQLGASTSLTNYPPSRFLRFVPLKGLCFHKTASPDFLKQSSFSSPSALLSFLCFLFVYNPLESELINLKKEMMDEAVGLEGSVEWAEQEGTFNSWLDKVLASDGIESPRMVEEENRPRDRPKEPDSNSKRQKIGPCTDKTEEPGPLGLILRITPSFLDLIDRKLSQKKTTPLNGPTSGTNIEKQQTRNDEFNIQPTLMKWKASNFPATKLKIGCWERKSRNEGDIVAKFYYARRKLVWEIQEERLKKRLRSNGPISQQPEHDSYRINQTFWKLS
- the LOC120108810 gene encoding uncharacterized protein LOC120108810 isoform X3, yielding MMDEAVGLEGSVEWAEQEGTFNSWLDKVLASDGIESPRMVEEENRPRDRPKEPDSNSKRQKIGPCTDKTEEPGPLGLILRITPSFLDLIDRKLSQKKTTPLNGPTSGTNIEKQQTRNDEFNIQPTLMKWKASNFPATKLKIGCWEAKTCLGDTRRKIEKKIEIQWTDISATRARFIQDQPDILEVELRQQPMFFKEVNPQPRKHTNWEACSDFTSGNATTCRRHYLEFAEGTLEKHYERLLHSDHRLLTLSQKVFASHDSQFFENR